One Thalassophryne amazonica chromosome 10, fThaAma1.1, whole genome shotgun sequence genomic region harbors:
- the LOC117518158 gene encoding LOW QUALITY PROTEIN: uncharacterized protein LOC117518158 (The sequence of the model RefSeq protein was modified relative to this genomic sequence to represent the inferred CDS: inserted 2 bases in 1 codon; deleted 1 base in 1 codon), translating to MVQCTGDKEGVALPEVRLMLIGWRWAGKSSSDNTILRTERFECGRIRTAQAEVGHGEVEGSAFSKQQRITVEEHMKLLGDTAWRYTYEKKKSIPKLQLILLGSRSFGKTSVGNTILGRKDHEDGIRMTHSVAQTSFVGTTEVTVVDTPGWWKGFTVIDTPEVVKEEMKLSMFLCPPGPHVFLLVIDADASFRARHFXTHLELLGEVWKCTIVVFTRGDWLGTRNVEEYIEGEGEALQSLVEHVMDSKNADDGSQVTELLQKISETKAGNDWSHCVPDEQILLKIEERREKVEEAAKLRQNQVDTRRNSFKGSRYKLPELRLFLLGENTVEKSPLGNILLHKEVFAPCQNEYCQAEQGKVGDRLVTVVNTPGWWKDPSYCTKEMGKKIVHGLTLCPLGVHAVLLVVPLHLTFRDVQKVATEDHMNLLDSSVWNHTLVLFTYGDKLADESIEEHIEKEHHAVRWLVDKCKNRYLVLNNTKKNDVRQIMELYGKIDDMVAGNNGQLFCPDMNTIHQRIHEKFRRKKAKYVVIQQLNQEYRTRELELMRGFRQTLLDLQSEIKRSSSGIKHKAIADVTKIKIKGFGESKKDGKDREGSIDMKINQEIEKMDKGTLQSTDLLRSSKYFLMPDFKRDEPGPLFTDFGGVLDWMSTLRFDTNINNQMSVRSQTSGYRSAAEDDLF from the exons ATGGTCCAGTGTACAG GAGACAAAGAGGGCGTCGCCCTGCCAGAGGTCAGGCTCATGCTGATTGGTTGGAGATGGGCCGGTAAGAGCTCCTCTGATAACACCATACTGAGAACCGAACGGTTTGAGTGTGGAAGAATCCGAACAGCTCAGGCAGAAGTAGGTCACGGAGAGGTCGAGG GCTCGGCTTTCTCAAAGCAGCAGAGGATAACTGTGGAGGAGCACATGAAGCTGCTGGGGGACACAGCTTGGAGGTACACATATG aaaaaaagaaatcaaTTCCAAAACTGCAGCTCATTCTTCTGGGAAGTCGATCTTTTGGGAAGACCTCAGTTGGGAACACCATCTTAGGACGCAAAGACCACGAGGATGGCATAAGAATGACACACTCAGTAGCCCAGACAAGTTTTGTAGGTACAACTGAAGTAACTGTGGTTGACACACCAGGCTGGTGGAAAGGCTTCACTGTCATTGACACTCCGGAAGTAGTCAAGGAGGAAATGAAGCTTAGCATGTTCCTTTGTCCTCCCGGGCCCCATGTCTTTCTCCTGGTGATTGATGCAGATGCGTCTTTCCGGGCAAGGCACTT GACGCATCTGGAGCTTCTTGGAGAAGTATGGAAATGCACCATTGTAGTCTTCACCAGAGGAGACTGGCTGGGAACCCGTAATGTAGAAGAGTACATTGAAGGCGAGGGAGAGGCCCTGCAGTCTCTAGTTGAACATGTCATGGACAGCAAAAACGCAGATGATGGCAGCCAAGTTACAGAGCTGCTCCAGAAAATCTCTGAAACTAAAGCTGGAAATGACTGGAGCCATTGTGTCCCAGATGAGCAAATCCTTTTGAAAATTGAAGAAAGAAGAGAAAAAGTGGAAGAAGCTGCAAAACTAAGACAAAATCAAGTTGACACCAGAAGAAACAGCTTCAAAG GTTCTAGATACAAATTACCGGAGCTCAGATTGTTTCTGCTTGGTGAAAACACAGTTGAGAAGAGCCCATTAGGAAATATCTTGCTACACAAAGAAGTCTTTGCCCCCTGTCAGAATGAGTATTGTCAGGCAGAGCAGGGGAAAGTTGGTGACAGACTGGTCACAGTCGTCAACACCCCGGGCTGGTGGAAGGACCCGTCCTACTGCACTAAAGAAATGGGCAAAAAAATT GTGCATGGTTTGACTCTGTGCCCATTAGGAGTTCATGCGGTTCTGCTGGTTGTTCCCTTGCACTTGACATTCAGAGATGTTCAGAAGGTTGCCACTGAGGACCACATGAACCTCCTGGATTCCAGCGTCTGGAATCACACATTGGTTCTTTTCACCTATGGAGACAAACTCGCAGACGAATCCATAGAGGAGCACATTGAGAAGGAGCATCATGCTGTGCGCTGGCTGGTAGACAAGTGCAAGAACAGATATCTTGTCCTGAATAATACAAAGAAAAATGATGTGCGTCAGATTATGGAGCTCTATGGAAAGATAGATGACATGGTGGCAGGGAACAATGGCCAGCTCTTCTGCCCGGATATGAACACAATCCATCAGAGAATTCATGAGAAGTTCAGAAGGAAGAAAGCAAAGTATGTCGTGATCCAGCAACTGAATCAGGAGTACAGGACGAGGGAGCTGGAGCTGATGAGAGGCTTCAGACAAACACTCCTCGATTTACAATCCGAGATCAAGAGAAGCTCATCAGGCATTAAACACAAAGCGA TTGCTGATGTaacaaaaattaaaatcaaaGGGTTTGGTGAAAGCAAGAAGGATGGAAAGGATAGAGAGGGGAGCATCGATATGAAAATCAACCAGGAAATTGAAAAAATGGATAAAGGCACACTGCAGTCAACAGATCTTCTTCGAAGTAGCAAATactttctgatgcctgact TCAAGAGAGATGAACCAGGACCATTATTTACTGACTTTGGTGGAGTTCTGGATTGGATGTCGACACTCAGGTTCGACACAAATATCAACAACCAAATGTCAGTCAGGTCTCAGACATCAGGATACAGATCTGCAGCAGAAGATGACTTGTTTTGA